The following proteins are encoded in a genomic region of Bernardetia sp. MNP-M8:
- a CDS encoding 2OG-Fe(II) oxygenase: MNSIPLIESDKINLLIDGLADKGWATVDDFLPLEIANSLRKELNDEYEKGEFDPAGIGRRGVDWQLRPEIRSDYVKWLQPNDLTEFQQLYWTQIDNFKQTLNQELYLSLNNFEGHFAIYPPKSFYKKHLDNHQTAQRRFISCILYFNQDWKEEDGGKLRIYDKDAKNKVETDILPIFNRFVCMRSEMIWHEVLPSEKRNRMSITGWLRREI; this comes from the coding sequence ATGAATTCAATACCTTTAATAGAATCAGATAAAATAAATCTTCTTATTGACGGTTTAGCAGATAAAGGATGGGCAACTGTTGATGATTTTTTGCCTTTAGAAATTGCAAATTCTCTTCGAAAAGAATTAAATGATGAATATGAAAAAGGCGAATTTGACCCAGCAGGAATAGGTAGACGAGGTGTAGATTGGCAATTACGCCCAGAAATACGAAGTGATTATGTAAAATGGCTTCAACCCAATGACTTGACAGAATTTCAACAACTTTACTGGACTCAAATAGATAATTTCAAACAGACTCTCAATCAAGAGCTATATTTATCTTTAAATAACTTTGAGGGACATTTTGCTATCTATCCTCCAAAAAGTTTTTATAAAAAGCACTTAGACAACCATCAAACAGCTCAAAGACGTTTTATTTCTTGCATTCTTTATTTTAATCAAGACTGGAAAGAAGAAGATGGAGGAAAACTTAGAATCTATGATAAAGATGCTAAAAACAAAGTTGAAACTGATATTTTACCTATCTTTAATCGTTTTGTCTGTATGCGAAGTGAAATGATTTGGCATGAAGTTCTGCCAAGTGAAAAACGAAACAGGATGAGCATAACAGGCTGGCTCAGAAGAGAAATATAA
- the nqrF gene encoding NADH:ubiquinone reductase (Na(+)-transporting) subunit F produces MINLTVILAGLAVFGVVTLLLVGLLLVAKAQLVQSGDVKITVNGNDGDPIVVAAGSTLLSTLGDNKIFLPSACGGGGTCAMCKCIVDDGGGDVLPTEVGHLSRSEQKENVRLACQVKVKKDMQIRIPEEIFGIKKWECTVKSNYNVASFIKEFVVELPPGESLHFESGGYIQIDVPPITVDFKNIDISPLPNDPGGKDKFRDEWNKFGLWDLKMVNDELEFRAYSMANHPAEGNIVMLNIRIATPPWDRANNKWMDVNPGKCSSYVFNCKEGDKVNISGPYGEFFIKDTNKEMIYIGGGAGMAPLRSHIFHLFHTLKSDRKVSFWYGGRSKRELFYVDEFRAIEKEFPNFTFNIVLSEPLPEDNWDGKVGFVHQSLIDNYLSKHEDPEEIEFYFCGPPMMNAAVLKMLDDYGVPQEHIMFDDFGG; encoded by the coding sequence ATGATTAATTTAACTGTAATTCTTGCAGGACTTGCCGTTTTCGGAGTTGTTACACTTCTTCTTGTAGGATTGCTTCTTGTTGCAAAGGCACAATTAGTACAAAGTGGAGATGTAAAAATTACTGTGAATGGTAATGATGGCGATCCGATTGTTGTTGCTGCTGGCTCAACACTCCTTTCTACACTTGGCGATAACAAAATATTTTTACCTTCTGCCTGTGGTGGTGGTGGTACGTGTGCCATGTGTAAATGTATCGTAGATGACGGTGGTGGCGATGTTTTGCCTACCGAAGTCGGACATTTGAGTCGCTCTGAACAAAAAGAAAATGTTCGTTTGGCTTGTCAAGTGAAGGTAAAGAAAGACATGCAAATCCGTATTCCAGAAGAGATTTTTGGAATCAAAAAATGGGAATGTACTGTCAAATCTAACTACAATGTAGCTTCTTTTATCAAAGAATTTGTAGTAGAGTTACCTCCAGGGGAGAGTTTACACTTTGAGTCAGGTGGATATATTCAGATTGATGTTCCTCCAATTACAGTAGATTTCAAAAACATAGATATTAGTCCACTTCCAAATGATCCAGGTGGAAAAGATAAATTTAGAGACGAATGGAACAAATTTGGTCTTTGGGATTTGAAAATGGTTAATGATGAGCTAGAATTTAGAGCTTATTCTATGGCAAATCACCCAGCAGAGGGAAATATTGTCATGCTTAACATTCGTATTGCTACTCCACCTTGGGATAGAGCAAATAACAAATGGATGGATGTAAATCCAGGTAAATGTTCTTCGTATGTATTTAATTGTAAAGAAGGAGATAAAGTAAATATCTCAGGACCTTATGGTGAATTCTTTATTAAGGATACAAACAAAGAAATGATTTATATCGGTGGTGGTGCTGGTATGGCTCCATTGCGTTCTCATATTTTCCACTTATTCCATACTCTTAAATCTGACCGTAAGGTTTCGTTTTGGTATGGTGGACGTTCGAAAAGAGAGCTTTTCTATGTAGATGAATTTAGAGCTATCGAAAAAGAATTTCCGAATTTTACATTTAATATTGTACTTTCAGAACCATTACCAGAAGATAATTGGGATGGTAAAGTAGGTTTTGTTCATCAATCTTTGATAGATAATTATCTTTCTAAACATGAAGATCCAGAAGAAATTGAATTTTATTTCTGTGGACCTCCAATGATGAATGCAGCCGTTTTGAAAATGTTAGATGATTATGGCGTTCCACAAGAACACATCATGTTTGATGACTTTGGTGGATAA
- a CDS encoding NADH-quinone oxidoreductase subunit B family protein codes for MNIPTTTKLTQSEKTGQGGLVVTSLENLIQWARLSSLWPMTFGLACCAIEMMGTYAPHYDLDRFGVFPRASPRQSDVMIVAGTVTFKMADRIKRLYEQMAEPRYVISMGSCANCGGPYWEHGYHVVKGVDRIIPVDVYVAGCPPRPEALIGGILKLQEKIRSQAPTPTGILNLKK; via the coding sequence ATGAATATTCCAACTACCACCAAACTCACACAATCCGAAAAAACAGGACAAGGAGGTTTGGTGGTTACTTCTTTAGAAAATCTTATACAGTGGGCTAGGTTATCATCTCTTTGGCCTATGACTTTTGGTTTGGCATGTTGTGCTATCGAAATGATGGGAACTTATGCTCCTCACTACGATTTAGATCGTTTTGGTGTTTTTCCTCGTGCCTCTCCTCGTCAGTCTGATGTTATGATTGTGGCAGGAACAGTAACTTTCAAAATGGCTGATAGAATAAAACGCCTTTATGAACAAATGGCAGAACCTCGTTATGTAATTTCGATGGGAAGTTGTGCCAATTGTGGAGGACCTTATTGGGAACATGGCTATCATGTGGTAAAAGGAGTAGACAGAATAATTCCTGTTGATGTGTATGTAGCTGGCTGTCCTCCACGCCCAGAAGCTCTTATTGGAGGAATTTTGAAGTTACAAGAAAAAATTCGTTCCCAAGCTCCTACACCAACAGGTATTTTGAATCTCAAAAAATAA
- a CDS encoding asparaginase, giving the protein MLLDQYNIIKLRTAADEDCKTSILVIYTGGTIGMDYDENGSLVPFDFEILLEKVPELTRFKFWLTMLVPFEPMDSSNMGTEHWLSMSWLIEELYDEFDGFVILHGTDTMSYSASAMSFLLQNLAKPVILTGAQIPISAHRTDARENLIGALEIASMQENKKQITITEDGSEIIKEQNVALVPEVCVYFDNLLLRGNRSKKVQSLNFTAFESQNYPHLAEAGIFINYSKSYILPVPTRKLDFKSAMDNNVVLWKIHPSMNPKYYLPMLENENLKGLVLESFGSGNIPTEKWIIDILEKIINRGVVVVNVSQCAGGYVLQGHYETSHALTQIGVISGNDLTSEAALTKLMYLFGNYDHQKEKERIIELLQTPLCGEMTLF; this is encoded by the coding sequence ATGCTTTTAGACCAATACAACATCATAAAATTACGTACAGCTGCCGATGAGGATTGCAAAACGTCAATTTTGGTAATTTATACAGGAGGAACAATCGGAATGGATTACGATGAAAATGGTAGTCTTGTCCCTTTTGATTTTGAAATTTTATTGGAAAAAGTTCCTGAACTGACTCGTTTTAAGTTTTGGCTGACGATGCTTGTTCCTTTCGAACCTATGGACTCGTCAAATATGGGAACAGAACATTGGCTCAGTATGAGTTGGTTAATTGAAGAATTATATGATGAGTTTGACGGCTTTGTGATTTTGCATGGAACAGATACGATGTCTTATTCAGCTTCTGCAATGAGCTTTTTACTTCAAAATTTAGCTAAACCTGTAATTCTGACTGGCGCACAAATTCCGATAAGCGCACACCGAACTGATGCAAGAGAAAATTTAATTGGAGCTTTAGAAATTGCTTCTATGCAAGAAAATAAAAAACAGATTACCATTACAGAAGATGGAAGTGAAATAATTAAGGAACAAAATGTAGCTCTAGTTCCAGAAGTATGTGTCTATTTTGATAATCTGCTCTTGAGAGGAAATCGTTCTAAAAAAGTTCAGAGTCTAAACTTCACAGCCTTCGAATCTCAAAATTATCCTCATCTTGCTGAAGCAGGAATTTTTATTAATTATTCTAAAAGCTATATTCTTCCTGTTCCGACAAGAAAGTTAGATTTTAAAAGTGCAATGGATAATAATGTGGTACTTTGGAAAATCCATCCTAGTATGAATCCGAAATATTATCTTCCAATGCTAGAAAATGAAAATCTAAAAGGCTTAGTTTTGGAGTCATTTGGTTCTGGAAACATTCCAACTGAAAAATGGATTATCGATATTTTAGAAAAAATTATTAATCGTGGAGTAGTCGTTGTAAATGTTTCTCAATGTGCTGGTGGTTATGTTTTGCAAGGACATTATGAAACAAGTCACGCCCTTACACAAATAGGCGTAATTAGTGGAAATGACTTGACTTCAGAAGCTGCACTTACAAAACTTATGTATCTCTTTGGAAATTATGACCACCAAAAAGAGAAGGAAAGAATAATTGAATTGCTACAAACTCCTCTTTGTGGAGAAATGACTTTGTTTTGA
- a CDS encoding TatD family hydrolase yields MNFIDTHAHLYDKKFKPDWNELVDRLNDTGIERVYLPNIDHASIEPMFEIEAKDKERFIPMMGLHPCSVKKDFEKELYIVEEWLNKRKFSAVGEIGLDLYWDKSFFEQQKEAFEIQINWAKKFNIPIAIHTRESTDEALDILENLKDDNLKGVFHCFGGTLEQAERIQKLDFLMGIGGVVTYKNGGLDKVLPSVDLKYLILETDAPYLSPVPHRGKRNESSYIPIIAKQIAEIKGLTIKEVAEKTTQNAKKLFGN; encoded by the coding sequence ATGAATTTTATAGACACGCACGCCCATTTGTACGACAAAAAATTTAAACCTGACTGGAATGAGTTAGTAGATAGACTCAATGATACAGGAATAGAACGAGTTTACTTACCAAATATTGACCACGCTTCCATCGAACCCATGTTTGAAATTGAAGCAAAAGACAAAGAGCGTTTTATTCCTATGATGGGTTTGCACCCTTGTTCGGTCAAGAAAGATTTTGAAAAGGAATTATATATTGTGGAAGAATGGCTAAACAAGCGCAAATTTTCAGCTGTTGGAGAAATTGGACTAGATTTATATTGGGATAAATCCTTTTTCGAACAGCAAAAAGAAGCCTTTGAAATTCAGATAAATTGGGCTAAAAAATTCAATATTCCGATTGCCATTCATACACGAGAATCAACTGACGAAGCATTAGATATTTTAGAAAATCTCAAAGATGATAACTTAAAAGGTGTCTTTCATTGTTTTGGTGGAACTTTAGAACAGGCTGAAAGAATACAAAAACTGGATTTTTTGATGGGAATTGGTGGAGTAGTTACTTACAAAAATGGAGGTTTAGATAAAGTTTTGCCAAGCGTAGATTTGAAATATTTGATTTTGGAAACTGATGCGCCTTATCTTTCACCTGTTCCACACAGAGGAAAACGAAATGAAAGCAGTTACATTCCAATTATTGCTAAGCAAATTGCTGAAATAAAAGGACTTACAATAAAAGAAGTAGCTGAAAAAACTACTCAAAATGCTAAGAAATTATTTGGGAATTAG